A genomic window from Quercus lobata isolate SW786 chromosome 10, ValleyOak3.0 Primary Assembly, whole genome shotgun sequence includes:
- the LOC115965656 gene encoding F-box/LRR-repeat protein At3g03360-like produces the protein MELGSKSQPQKCDVTNSFCMDRLSDLPDEIIVSILSFLKLKEAARTSVLSRRWGHLWKFTTGSLDFDDSSLQYLRKKSFFKTLPGIDRDRYVGWVNHVLQLHQAYTIDGFKVCFPLKEECNKLDIDNWILFSLRKKVKRLSLDFDPIITGSARGHYTLPAQIPHGYSLNFLTNLSLSYVEVTGKVLTYVLSNCPYIEALHVEASNSLVKLKSSRPLLKLKHLEILRCFSLKTIEISAINLFSFKYFGDKIRLRLGDVPNLVDVSMDGLYAFDFVKKCCPISSYLSQLQTIVLKVYVEGFPKFPELRSLKKLTLIVTSYRAHSLLCCTSVLKASPILQKFTLEMIGLNNDLGKIEAQKAKCPHQCLKVLELIGFVGGTHDMELALDVLNNAVSLETIIIDTRLPFVENTRDPMTKLAALTRARQLETTLPPRIKMVIV, from the exons ATGGAGCTTGGATCTAAGTCTCAACCACAAAAG TGTGACGTGACAAACAGTTTCTGTATGGATCGGTTAAGTGATTTGCCGGACGAAATTATTGTCTCcattctttcatttttgaaGTTGAAAGAAGCAGCAAGGACGAGTGTCCTCTCTAGAAGGTGGGGACATCTGTGGAAATTTACGACTGGTAGCTTGGACTTTGATGATTCATCATTACAATATCTCAGGAAGAAGAGCTTTTTTAAGACTTTACCTGGAATTGACAGGGATAGGTATGTCGGTTGGGTAAATCATGTATTGCAATTGCATCAAGCTTATACCATAGATGGATTTAAAGTTTGTTTTCCTCTAAAAGAGGAGTGTAACAAATTGGATATTGACAATTGGATACTTTTTTCACTGAGAAAGAAAGTGAAGAGGCTTTCATTGGATTTCGACCCTATTATTACAGGCTCGGCTAGGGGACATTACACTCTTCCTGCTCAAATTCCTCATGGTTATAGCCTCAATTTCCTAACAAACCTCTCTTTGAGTTATGTGGAAGTGACCGGAAAAGTTCTTACTTATGTTTTATCTAATTGTCCATATATTGAAGCACTACATGTGGAAGCCTCAAATTCTTTGGTGAAATTAAAGTCTTCTAGGCCTTTGCTCAAGCTAAAGCATCTAGAGATATTACGCTGCTTCTCTCTCAAAACGATTGAGATTTCCGCCATAAATCTTTTTTCATTCAAATATTTTGGGGATAAGATAAGGCTACGTCTAGGGGATGTTCCCAATCTTGTTGATGTTTCTATGGATGGTTTGTatgcttttgattttgtgaAGAAATGTTGCCCGATTTCAAGTTATCTCTCTCAGCTGCAGACAATTGTACTAAAGGTGTATGTTGAG GGGTTCCCCAAATTTCCAGAGTTAAGAAGCCTCAAGAAATTAACATTGATTGTAACTTCATATCGTGCCCACAGTCTCCTTTGTTGCACTTCCGTGCTGAAGGCATCTCCCATTTTGCAAAAATTTACACTCGAg ATGATAGGGCTAAATAATGACCTTGGAAAAATTGAGGCACAGAAGGCTAAATGTCCACACCAATGCCTCAAGGTGCTTGAATTGATTGGTTTTGTTGGTGGTACACATGACATGGAGCTTGCCCTAGATGTACTCAACAATGCTGTGTCACTGGAGACGATAATTATTGACACACGGTTACCTTTTGTGGAGAATACTAGGGATCCTATGACGAAATTAGCCGCTTTAACTCGTGCCAGGCAACTCGAAACAACATTACCACCAAGGATTAAAATGGTGATAgtgtaa
- the LOC115965954 gene encoding uncharacterized protein LOC115965954 isoform X2, with product MVDRFPSILAIRMENFSNLEASVQLKELLLQLEYIPYLKRQFILWKLLQSMDIFSSWVVLLGTIFAATTSKITINLFRFVRQALGNG from the exons ATGGTAGATCGATTTCCTTCGATTTTGGCTATTCGGATGGAAAATTTCTCAAATCTTGAGGCTTCG GTGCAATTGAAGGAGTTGTTATTGCAACTGGAGTACATACCTTATTTGAAAAGGCAATTCATCTTGTGGAAACTACTACAATCGATGGACATTTTTAGCAG TTGGGTAGTTCTTCTCGGTACAATCTTTGCTGCCACTACATCCAAGATCACCATCAACTTATTCAGATTTGTACGGCAAGCTCTGGGAAATGGCTAA
- the LOC115962831 gene encoding vignain, with the protein MKMRFFCVAVLLALVLGVTKGFDFHENDLASEESLWDLYERWRSHHTISRSLDEKHKRFNVFKENVMHVHNTNKMDKPYKLKLNSFADMTNHEFRSIYAGSKIKHHMMFRGTPRGSGSFMYEREDSVPASVDWRLKGAVTNVKNQRHCGSCWAFSTIVAVEGLNQIKTNELVSLSEQELVDCDTKHNHGCNGGLMHYAFEFIKRKGGISTENNYPYHAKDGTCDTSKVNSPSVSIDGHEHVPANDEDALLKAVANQPVSVAIEAGGSDFQFYSEGVFNGKCGTELDHGVAIVGYGTTLDGTKYWIVKNSWGPKWGEKGYIRMERGISDKEGLCGIAMEASYPIKNSSTNPLGPSSYPKDEL; encoded by the exons ATGAAAATGAGGTTCTTTTGTGTTGCTGTCTTACTTGCTTTGGTTCTTGGGGTCACTAAGGGTTTTGATTTTCATGAGAACGATTTGGCGTCTGAGGAAAGTTTATGGGATTTGTATGAGAGGTGGAGGAGCCACCACACAATCTCCAGGAGTCTTGATGAGAAGCACAAGCGCTTCAATGTGTTCAAGGAAAATGTAATGCATGTTCATAACACCAACAAGATGGATAAGCCTTACAAGCTGAAACTGAACAGCTTTGCTGACATGACTAACCATGAGTTTAGGAGCATTTATGCTGGCTCAAAGATTAAGCACCACATGATGTTCCGAGGAACGCCACGTGGGAGTGGGAGCTTCATGTATGAGAGGGAGGACAGTGTTCCAGCTTCTGTTGATTGGAGGTTGAAAGGTGCTGTGACTAATGTGAAGAATCAACGCCATTGTG GTAGTTGCTGGGCATTTTCAACCATTGTAGCAGTTGAGGGTCTTAATCAAATCAAGACCAATGAGCTAGTTTCTTTGTCTGAGCAAGAGTTGGTAGACTGTGACACTAAACACAATCATGGCTGTAATGGAGGGCTAATGCATTATGCTTTCGAATTCATCAAGCGAAAGGGGGGCATATCAACAGAAAATAACTACCCTTACCATGCAAAAGATGGAACTTGTGATACATCCAAG GTAAATTCTCCATCAGTGTCAATAGATGGACATGAACATGTGCCTGCTAATGATGAGGACGCATTACTTAAAGCAGTCGCAAATCAACCTGTATCTGTTGCCATAGAGGCTGGGGGTTCCGATTTCCAATTCTACTCAGAG GGGGTGTTTAATGGAAAATGTGGCACAGAGCTTGATCATGGAGTTGCTATTGTGGGCTATGGAACAACCCTAGATGGAACCAAGTACTGGATAGTGAAGAATTCTTGGGGACCTAAATGGGGGGAGAAGGGTTACATACGGATGGAGCGTGGCATCTCTGATAAGGAGGGACTCTGTGGTATAGCAATGGAGGCTTCATATCCCATCAAGAACTCCTCAACTAATCCACTAGGACCTTCATCATATCCTAAAGACGAA
- the LOC115962449 gene encoding uncharacterized protein LOC115962449, whose translation MAIPEAKKLCELVKSRAINLSEFLLPNQESVTKQVKRIRDELHRKISEACGIGPLPIWFDRQEVMLASYYRNREYEELKLWIKFLRYNFADWNRAKKKLAKAKLNLPAGLNVSKKLMVKNGLDTTAVMKKSRAKNRGWMEKRRATLYNVEREYFLAEEGLNWQVASICLFAISLYRSLNVPGTVVPIGDIDDFLSLEVIHAIFPLTEGVLLLCESDDQGKSYSDSSSDQLS comes from the exons ATGGCGATTCCCGAAGCAAAAAAGCTTTGCGAATTGGTGAAAAGTCGTGCCATTAACCTTTCTGAATTTCTCCTTCCAAACCAAGAGTCTGTGACGAAGCAAGTGAAGAGAATTCGGGATGAGCTCCATCGCAAGATCTCCGAGg CGTGTGGCATCGGACCACTGCCTATATGGTTTGATCGACAGGAGGTGATGTTGGCAAGTTATTATCGCAATAGAGAGTATGAAGAGCTCAAGCTGTGGATCAAGTTCCTGCGATACAATTTTGCTGACTGGAACAGAGCCAAGAAGAAATTGGCGAAAGCCAAACTGAATTTACCTGCTGGATTGAATGTGTCAAAGAAATTGATGGTGAAAAATGGGCTGGACACTACAGCTGTGATGAAGAAGTCTAGAGCAAAGAACAGAGGTTGGATGGAAAAGAGAAGGGCTACTCTGTACAACGTGGAGAGAGAATATTTCTTGGCAGAGGAAGGGCTTAATTGGCAGGTGGCAAGCATTTGCTTGTTTGCCATTTCACTCTATCGGTCGCTAAATGTGCCAGGGACGGTGGTGCCTATTGGTGACATAGATGACTTCCTTTCCTTGGAGGTCATTCATGCTATCTTTCCTTTGACAGAGGGTGTTCTTCTTCTATGCGAGTCTGATGATCAAGGAAAGAGCTACTCTGATTCATCTTCAGACCAACTCTCCTAA
- the LOC115965954 gene encoding uncharacterized protein LOC115965954 isoform X1 translates to MVDRFPSILAIRMENFSNLEASLIGLDNALGTIKEQKAKYPHQCLKMLELIGFVGGTLDVELALDVLNNALSLETIIIDTRIPFGKHISDPEKKLTAIARARQLETTLPPGIKMVIV, encoded by the exons ATGGTAGATCGATTTCCTTCGATTTTGGCTATTCGGATGGAAAATTTCTCAAATCTTGAGGCTTCG TTGATAGGGCTAGATAATGCCCTTGGCACAATAAAGGAGCAGAAGGCTAAATATCCACACCAATGCCTCAAGATGCTTgaattgattggatttgtgGGTGGTACACTTGACGTGGAGCTTGCCCTAGACGTACTCAACAATGCTTTGTCATTGGAGACGATAATTATTGATACGCGAATTCCATTTGGGAAGCATATTAGTGATCCTGAGAAGAAATTAACTGCTATAGCTAGAGCCAGGCAACTAGAAACAACTTTACCACCAGGGATTAAAATGGTGATAGTGTAA
- the LOC115964256 gene encoding F-box/LRR-repeat protein At3g58900-like — translation MCLHCHAQCDETNSFCSMDRLSEFPDEIIIYILSFLKLKEAARTSVLSRRYRGHLWKFASSSLDFDDSLLQYLRKKSFFKTLPGIDRDRYVGWVNHVLQLHQAHTIDGFKVCFPLDEEYNKLDIDNWILFSLRKNVKRLSLDFNPIFQKVYRGYYTLPT, via the coding sequence ATGTGTTTACATTGTCATGCTCAGTGTGACGAGACAAACAGTTTCTGCAGCATGGATCGGTTAAGTGAATTTCCAGATGAAATTATTATCTACATTCTGTCATTTTTGAAGTTGAAAGAAGCAGCAAGGACTAGTGTCCTCTCTAGAAGGTACCGGGGACATCTGTGGAAATTTGCGTCCAGTAGCTTGGACTTTGATGATTCATTGTTACAATATCTCAGGAAGAAGAgcttttttaaaactttaccTGGAATTGACAGGGATAGGTATGTCGGTTGGGTAAATCACGTATTGCAATTGCACCAGGCTCATACCATAGATGGGTTTAAAGTTTGTTTTCCTCTGGATGAGGAGTATAACAAATTGGATATTGACAATTGGATACTTTTTTCATTGAGAAAGAATGTGAAAAGGCTTTCATTGGATTTCAACCCTATTTTTCAGAAGGTGTATAGGGGATATTACACTCTTCCTACTTAG